The following are encoded together in the Cyanobacterium aponinum PCC 10605 genome:
- a CDS encoding 2Fe-2S iron-sulfur cluster binding domain-containing protein, producing the protein MLCKISFTNNEFPPLELPAHQSLADHLTAQNSPILFGCRTGLCGTCLVEIIGNIPPPKEEEKEVLQILAPENPRVRLACQLDLTQDITIKTYEV; encoded by the coding sequence ATGCTTTGTAAAATATCTTTCACCAATAATGAGTTTCCCCCCCTTGAACTTCCTGCTCACCAATCATTAGCAGACCATTTAACTGCCCAAAATTCCCCTATTTTATTTGGTTGTCGTACAGGTTTATGTGGTACTTGTTTAGTCGAAATTATCGGGAATATTCCTCCCCCAAAGGAAGAAGAAAAAGAAGTATTACAAATTTTAGCCCCTGAAAACCCCAGAGTCCGTTTAGCTTGTCAACTGGATTTAACTCAAGATATAACCATTAAAACTTATGAAGTTTGA
- a CDS encoding aromatic ring-hydroxylating dioxygenase subunit alpha, protein MKFEDFWYVVALSKQLKSNQVLSRQVLGEWLAIFRTKNGKPVALQDRCTHRNSRLSCGKVQQGYLQCPYHGWVYDESGGVVSIPSEGENFKPRASLKAKQYHTCEQDGFIYVCLTEEIKPQFSPFSMPYYQQPGWHYVRVVHRFNNNVTNCAENFIDIPHTVSVHPGIFRKSYQQKLEMTVTRTQGTVIANYHNEDTNLGWWTRFLNPSHHKIYHSDRFFMPNITSVEYQFAPRRHLFITSQSVPETETSTLVYTDATFSYGIWSYLATPFVSYTAKRIIGQDVKILQIQQEVIEKYGEKFAHTQADTIHVFVESIRKAIAQGKDPRTLPDKTIEVTFWV, encoded by the coding sequence ATGAAGTTTGAAGATTTTTGGTATGTAGTCGCTCTAAGTAAACAATTAAAATCGAATCAAGTTTTAAGTCGTCAAGTTTTGGGGGAATGGTTGGCAATTTTTAGAACAAAGAATGGTAAACCAGTTGCCTTACAAGATCGTTGTACTCACCGCAATAGTCGTTTATCTTGTGGTAAAGTCCAACAAGGGTATTTACAATGTCCTTATCATGGTTGGGTTTATGATGAAAGTGGAGGAGTTGTTTCTATTCCCTCTGAAGGAGAAAATTTTAAACCAAGGGCAAGTTTAAAAGCTAAACAATATCATACCTGTGAGCAGGATGGTTTTATCTATGTCTGCTTAACAGAAGAAATCAAGCCACAGTTTTCCCCTTTTTCTATGCCATACTATCAACAACCCGGTTGGCATTATGTACGGGTGGTTCACCGTTTTAATAATAATGTTACTAATTGTGCTGAAAATTTTATTGATATTCCCCACACAGTTTCTGTACATCCGGGAATTTTTAGAAAATCCTACCAACAAAAATTAGAAATGACTGTCACCCGCACTCAAGGAACTGTGATCGCTAACTATCACAATGAGGATACTAATTTGGGCTGGTGGACACGGTTTTTAAACCCTAGTCACCATAAGATTTATCACAGCGATCGCTTTTTTATGCCTAATATTACTTCCGTAGAATATCAATTTGCTCCTCGCCGTCACCTATTTATAACAAGTCAATCCGTACCTGAAACGGAAACCTCCACCTTAGTCTATACCGATGCCACTTTTTCCTATGGAATTTGGTCTTATTTAGCAACTCCTTTTGTTTCGTACACTGCGAAACGAATTATTGGACAAGATGTAAAGATTTTGCAAATTCAGCAAGAAGTAATCGAAAAATATGGCGAGAAATTCGCCCACACTCAAGCAGATACCATTCATGTTTTTGTAGAATCAATTAGGAAGGCGATCGCACAGGGGAAAGATCCCCGAACCCTTCCAGATAAAACCATTGAAGTTACCTTTTGGGTTTAA
- a CDS encoding sterol desaturase family protein produces the protein MFPIIIFWLFFATTLLQSKQRKLLITKSLQDWFLDGIGLCFQGAIIPLLQIGIATHLYQKILPQSQGCLIIEPWLGFIISFVIVDYIYYWTHRLLFHEILFSVHAVHHSVTQMDMLGTSRNTLWSSLFLPYIWLNSLMLYLLSDYRGYAFGFLLTCLLDLWRHSSWNLPENNIIHRILNPWLILPQDHAHHHCGDKLGNFAANLKLWDIFHGTYIKPNYHDENMGITLNINIVQKLFFPFTPFNKED, from the coding sequence ATGTTTCCTATAATTATATTTTGGCTATTTTTTGCAACTACCCTATTACAAAGCAAACAAAGAAAGCTATTAATTACAAAATCTCTACAGGACTGGTTTTTAGATGGCATCGGTTTATGTTTTCAGGGAGCAATTATTCCCTTACTTCAAATAGGAATAGCAACACATTTATATCAAAAAATCTTACCACAGAGCCAAGGATGTCTAATCATTGAACCTTGGTTAGGTTTTATTATTAGCTTTGTTATTGTTGACTATATTTATTATTGGACTCATCGCTTATTGTTTCATGAAATACTATTTTCTGTTCATGCAGTTCATCACAGCGTAACTCAAATGGATATGTTAGGGACTTCTCGTAACACTTTATGGTCAAGTTTGTTCCTTCCTTATATCTGGCTAAATAGTTTAATGTTATATTTATTGAGTGATTATCGGGGATACGCCTTCGGCTTCTTGTTGACTTGTTTGTTAGATTTATGGCGACATAGTTCGTGGAATTTGCCTGAAAATAATATAATTCACCGAATCTTGAATCCATGGCTTATCTTACCCCAAGATCACGCCCATCACCACTGTGGAGATAAACTGGGAAATTTTGCCGCTAACTTAAAACTTTGGGATATTTTTCATGGCACTTATATCAAACCCAACTACCACGATGAAAATATGGGAATTACTTTAAATATCAATATAGTTCAAAAGCTATTTTTTCCTTTTACTCCCTTTAATAAAGAAGATTGA
- a CDS encoding acyltransferase, translating into MTILSKILYVFPTLILLLVFSNLFWLIINPSFLPLFTLFICLYIIPLLVYRIHQYFYPNLEGISYLKGKEYNPWWGTQQIQIIYNSFSFLEKILHLVPGLFSLWLRLWGAKIGKNVYWVPTVSILDRPLIEVGDGVIIGHHTVFCSHNVKPKKDNLIVFTKKIKVGNYAFISGDVGLAPGVEIEDKAFVPYGEKLYPRVKLKANKTENDNSLSTQVKEN; encoded by the coding sequence ATGACAATACTTAGCAAAATACTATATGTTTTTCCAACCCTTATTTTACTTTTAGTTTTCAGTAATTTATTTTGGTTAATAATTAACCCAAGTTTTCTGCCTTTATTTACACTATTTATTTGTTTGTATATTATTCCTTTATTAGTTTATCGTATTCACCAATATTTTTATCCTAATCTTGAAGGTATTAGCTATTTGAAAGGCAAAGAATATAATCCTTGGTGGGGGACTCAGCAAATTCAAATTATTTATAATAGTTTCTCTTTCTTAGAAAAAATTTTACACTTAGTACCCGGATTATTTTCTCTTTGGTTACGCTTATGGGGAGCAAAAATAGGCAAAAACGTTTATTGGGTTCCGACTGTGTCTATTCTCGATCGCCCCTTGATTGAAGTCGGTGATGGGGTTATTATTGGTCATCACACCGTATTTTGTTCACACAATGTTAAACCAAAAAAAGATAACTTGATAGTTTTTACAAAAAAAATAAAAGTTGGAAACTATGCTTTTATAAGTGGAGATGTGGGACTAGCCCCCGGAGTAGAGATTGAAGACAAAGCATTTGTACCTTATGGAGAAAAACTTTATCCCCGAGTTAAATTAAAAGCTAACAAAACAGAAAATGATAACTCTCTTTCTACTCAAGTAAAAGAAAATTAA
- a CDS encoding GH3 family domain-containing protein — translation MSQLFIKGLSAVFFPFYQKFHLDLQDFQKAQNKVKNKVIQKLNKTAYGSKLKLKNLEDWGNIPIVDYDSLKPWIAQQRQQPNSAIITPEKIHFWECTSGSTGSKKWIPYTTSLLASFSNMFCIWAYDLISNGPAFSSGKTYLCISPEIGTTGQGIDDSKYLNPLLKWLLGKFLLRIKGHFSTVEDFRWSLACALLQAPDLETFSLWSPSFLTTQLDFIQTNNRQLQSCLVNKISSRRLSLLGESEINWSELWSELKLISCWDCNYAADSAEILKQYFPKVFLQGKGLLATEAPMTIPLIPVKGFVPLLNQVVFEFLTSEGEICNLRELEVGKTYELVISQLGGLSRYRIGDRIQVSHWHLNTPCLNFVGRGEQISDLVGEKLNIEFVRECLNNFLKWGFCCLVPVSGNPPHYCLLLEQAQEEEEEIIRKLETALQENFHYRKARQFGQLDRVKVIINPQVSQWLRGNKRLGDGKYPILVTKPLNLT, via the coding sequence ATGTCCCAACTTTTTATCAAGGGTTTAAGTGCCGTATTTTTCCCCTTTTATCAAAAATTTCACCTAGATTTGCAAGATTTCCAAAAGGCACAAAATAAAGTCAAAAATAAAGTTATTCAAAAATTAAATAAAACCGCTTATGGTTCTAAATTAAAACTTAAAAATTTAGAAGATTGGGGAAACATTCCTATTGTAGATTATGACTCTCTAAAACCTTGGATTGCACAACAACGTCAACAACCAAATTCTGCGATTATAACACCAGAAAAAATACATTTTTGGGAATGTACCTCCGGAAGTACAGGATCAAAAAAATGGATTCCTTATACTACTTCACTCCTAGCTAGTTTCAGTAATATGTTTTGTATTTGGGCTTATGATTTAATTAGTAATGGTCCGGCTTTTTCCAGTGGTAAAACCTATCTTTGCATTTCTCCTGAAATTGGTACAACTGGGCAAGGAATTGATGATTCTAAGTATCTTAATCCTTTACTAAAATGGTTATTAGGGAAGTTTTTATTGCGAATAAAAGGGCATTTTTCCACAGTGGAGGATTTTCGTTGGAGTTTAGCTTGTGCATTACTTCAAGCCCCTGATTTAGAAACTTTTTCTCTTTGGAGTCCTAGTTTTTTAACCACTCAATTAGACTTTATTCAGACAAACAATCGACAATTACAATCTTGTTTAGTCAATAAGATAAGTTCAAGACGTTTGAGCTTACTAGGAGAAAGTGAAATTAATTGGTCTGAATTATGGTCTGAATTAAAATTGATTTCCTGTTGGGATTGTAACTATGCCGCAGACTCGGCGGAAATTCTCAAACAATATTTTCCTAAAGTTTTTTTGCAGGGAAAAGGTTTATTGGCAACAGAAGCACCGATGACTATTCCTTTAATTCCCGTTAAGGGATTTGTACCTTTACTAAATCAGGTTGTTTTTGAATTTTTAACTTCGGAAGGAGAGATTTGTAATTTAAGAGAATTGGAAGTGGGAAAAACCTATGAGTTAGTGATTTCTCAGTTGGGGGGCTTGTCTCGTTATCGAATAGGCGATCGCATTCAGGTTTCCCATTGGCATCTTAATACTCCCTGTTTGAATTTTGTCGGCAGGGGTGAGCAGATTAGTGATTTAGTGGGAGAAAAATTAAATATTGAATTTGTCAGAGAATGTTTGAATAATTTTTTAAAATGGGGTTTTTGTTGTTTAGTACCCGTTTCGGGAAATCCTCCTCATTACTGTCTTTTACTCGAACAAGCACAGGAAGAAGAAGAAGAAATTATCCGAAAATTAGAAACTGCTTTACAAGAGAATTTCCACTACCGTAAAGCGCGACAATTTGGACAACTTGACAGGGTAAAAGTGATTATCAATCCACAAGTTTCTCAATGGTTACGAGGAAATAAGAGATTGGGTGATGGAAAGTATCCTATCCTAGTCACAAAACCGTTAAATTTAACGTAA
- a CDS encoding RNA-guided endonuclease InsQ/TnpB family protein — protein sequence MHRAIKVRIYPNKTQAKKLSQVMGCCRWWYNYALNLCVDTYKATGKTLKQVALNKYLPKLKKEEDTAWLGDCYSQCLQSTTLNLTKAFKNFFEGRAKYPRYKSYQGRQSCQYPQNVSIVDGCLKIPQLGLVKAVIHRIFEGEIKTVTVSKTPTGKYYASILFDTKQTFPEVTITGKVCGIDLGIKDFAIVHDGRKTSKYANPRHIKKHEKNLARKQQKLARKQKGSKNREKARKLVAKVHERISNARQDFLHKLSRKIVNNNQVVVIEQLNIKGMVRNHNLAKAISDVGWGTLINFLDYKLKQKGGLLVEIDRWFPSSKTCSHCHYQMSEMPLEIREWTCPSCGSHHDRDENASKNIRAEGIRKIQTDGTAVSASGGSVRPKGGRKSVLRHEPVKDEAPDSAIAVG from the coding sequence ATGCACAGAGCGATAAAAGTCAGAATCTATCCCAACAAAACCCAAGCCAAGAAATTATCTCAGGTTATGGGTTGTTGTCGTTGGTGGTATAACTACGCTCTAAACTTGTGTGTTGACACTTATAAAGCTACAGGTAAGACACTAAAGCAAGTAGCCCTTAATAAGTATCTCCCTAAGCTAAAAAAAGAGGAAGATACGGCTTGGTTAGGAGATTGTTACTCACAATGTCTGCAATCAACAACTCTTAATCTGACTAAGGCTTTCAAAAACTTCTTTGAAGGTAGAGCCAAATACCCCAGATACAAGTCATATCAAGGAAGACAGTCTTGCCAATATCCCCAAAATGTCTCGATAGTTGATGGATGTCTCAAAATTCCCCAACTGGGCTTAGTAAAAGCAGTTATTCATCGGATATTTGAAGGTGAGATTAAGACTGTAACAGTAAGCAAAACTCCTACTGGTAAATACTATGCAAGTATATTATTTGATACCAAACAAACATTTCCTGAAGTAACAATTACGGGAAAAGTCTGTGGTATTGACTTAGGAATCAAAGATTTTGCTATTGTTCATGATGGCAGGAAAACCAGTAAGTACGCTAACCCTAGACACATCAAAAAACATGAAAAAAACTTAGCTCGGAAACAACAAAAATTAGCCCGTAAACAAAAAGGCTCTAAGAATAGAGAAAAAGCTCGTAAGCTAGTTGCTAAAGTTCACGAACGCATAAGCAATGCCCGTCAAGACTTCCTACACAAACTCTCAAGAAAGATTGTGAATAACAATCAAGTGGTAGTCATTGAGCAGTTGAATATCAAGGGTATGGTTCGGAATCACAACTTAGCGAAAGCAATATCTGATGTCGGTTGGGGAACATTGATCAATTTCCTAGACTATAAACTCAAGCAAAAAGGTGGGTTATTAGTAGAGATAGACAGATGGTTTCCTAGCTCTAAAACTTGCTCTCATTGTCATTATCAAATGTCTGAAATGCCATTAGAGATAAGAGAATGGACTTGTCCAAGTTGTGGTAGTCATCATGATAGGGATGAGAACGCAAGTAAAAATATTAGAGCAGAAGGCATCAGAAAAATACAGACGGATGGAACAGCCGTCTCTGCATCTGGAGGATCGGTAAGACCAAAAGGCGGACGTAAATCCGTTTTGAGGCACGAACCTGTGAAAGATGAAGCTCCCGACTCAGCGATAGCGGTCGGGTAG
- a CDS encoding CAP domain-containing protein has protein sequence MENREPSAIDQLMLELINVARANPQQEADRLLNGQLNEGVSPNSLITLAPKQPLAFNYYLIDSAYNHSSWMLANDIFSHTGIDNTTSQQRMARAGYEFTAPWGSGENIAWKGTTGDLDFNEFVIDNYTNLFVDENYPNRGHRVSLMRDEFQEVGIASLEGIFSLNGRDYNAVMTTQNFAYSKKDGAFLTGVIYTDEIIDDNFYSLGEGIANVRILAENLDTGDRIETVNFSTGGYSLFLPSGTYEISFIGNLDQDPADDIVKSKVTISDVNIKLDLATDDPNLATGILASPTENNETENPVEENNVGNESETNQSTDDLSMFMDTPIYRLQNLDRPGTYLYAGEEEVRNIGRNYPQFQLEGLAFNVSETADEDLLTIYRFRNQNIAGTYLFVGEEEKNNILDNYPNFILEGTAFHVIPPSSNQGNSIYRFQNSDLLGTYLFVGETEKNTILQDYSNFILEGTAFNVM, from the coding sequence ATGGAGAACAGAGAACCCAGTGCTATTGATCAGTTAATGTTAGAGTTAATCAATGTAGCAAGGGCAAATCCTCAACAAGAAGCCGATCGCCTCTTAAATGGACAGTTGAATGAGGGGGTATCTCCGAATAGTCTAATTACCTTAGCTCCTAAACAACCCTTAGCGTTTAATTATTATCTTATCGACTCGGCTTATAATCATAGTAGTTGGATGTTAGCTAATGATATTTTTAGTCATACGGGTATAGATAACACTACTTCGCAACAACGTATGGCAAGAGCAGGATATGAATTTACTGCCCCTTGGGGGAGTGGAGAAAATATTGCATGGAAGGGGACAACCGGAGATTTAGATTTTAATGAGTTTGTAATTGATAACTATACCAACCTTTTTGTGGATGAAAATTATCCCAATCGAGGTCATCGTGTCAGTTTAATGAGAGATGAGTTTCAAGAAGTAGGCATTGCTTCTTTAGAAGGCATTTTTTCTCTTAATGGTAGAGATTATAATGCGGTGATGACTACCCAAAATTTTGCCTACAGTAAGAAGGATGGTGCTTTTTTAACGGGGGTAATTTACACCGATGAGATAATTGACGATAACTTTTATAGTCTTGGGGAGGGCATTGCTAATGTTCGTATTCTCGCAGAAAATTTAGATACAGGCGATCGCATCGAGACTGTTAATTTTTCCACTGGAGGTTATTCTTTATTTTTACCCTCTGGCACTTATGAGATTAGTTTTATTGGGAACTTAGATCAAGACCCTGCTGATGATATTGTGAAGAGTAAAGTAACCATTAGTGATGTAAATATTAAACTCGATTTAGCCACAGACGATCCTAATTTAGCCACGGGAATTCTTGCTTCCCCCACCGAAAATAATGAAACGGAAAACCCCGTAGAGGAAAACAACGTAGGCAATGAAAGCGAAACGAATCAAAGTACTGATGATCTTTCTATGTTTATGGACACACCTATATATCGTCTGCAAAACCTTGATCGCCCCGGAACATATTTGTATGCTGGAGAGGAAGAAGTGAGAAATATCGGGCGTAATTATCCTCAATTTCAATTAGAAGGGTTGGCTTTTAATGTGAGTGAAACCGCCGATGAAGATTTACTAACTATTTATCGCTTTCGGAATCAAAACATTGCAGGGACATATTTATTTGTAGGGGAAGAAGAAAAAAATAATATATTAGACAACTATCCTAATTTTATTCTCGAAGGCACTGCCTTTCATGTTATTCCCCCTAGTAGCAATCAAGGTAATTCCATTTATCGTTTTCAAAACTCTGACCTTTTAGGTACTTACTTATTTGTGGGTGAAACCGAAAAAAATACCATATTGCAAGACTACTCTAATTTTATCCTAGAAGGAACAGCTTTTAATGTTATGTAA
- a CDS encoding VOC family protein, producing MNKYLFHLAIPINDIDTAKKFYGDILGCDIGRENQHAVIFNFYGHQLVGHTTKETLVPPSSIYPRHFGIIFTEESHWSDLLNRCQEKYLQLYQQPKLRFKGEITEHKTFFLQDPFYNILEMKFYRHYEAIFGANDFLTIGDR from the coding sequence ATGAATAAATATCTTTTTCATCTAGCTATACCCATCAATGATATTGACACCGCAAAAAAATTTTATGGTGATATTTTAGGTTGTGATATTGGCAGAGAAAATCAACACGCTGTTATTTTCAACTTTTATGGACATCAATTAGTAGGACATACTACCAAAGAAACTTTAGTACCGCCCTCAAGTATTTATCCCCGTCATTTTGGTATTATTTTTACAGAAGAATCCCATTGGAGTGATTTACTAAATAGATGTCAGGAAAAATATTTACAATTATATCAACAACCAAAACTCAGATTTAAGGGTGAAATTACAGAACATAAAACCTTTTTTTTACAAGACCCATTTTATAATATTTTGGAAATGAAATTTTATCGTCATTATGAAGCTATTTTTGGAGCAAATGATTTTCTAACTATCGGCGATCGATAA
- a CDS encoding MEKHLA domain-containing protein has protein sequence MDNQIWEKPEIISWTQILLNSYKSLLNKELIERNEDLLTDSKNLYNADFVVLSHNNKPDPIYNYGNQQALDLWEMNWQQLIQTPSRNTTEPISREEREALLKEANLKGYITNYGGVRVSSTGKRYLIQDITLWNLFDSNGEYCGQAATFSHWQKLE, from the coding sequence ATGGATAATCAAATTTGGGAAAAACCAGAAATAATATCTTGGACACAAATACTTTTAAATAGTTATAAAAGTCTTTTAAATAAAGAATTAATAGAAAGAAATGAGGACTTATTAACAGACTCCAAAAACTTATATAATGCTGATTTCGTGGTTTTATCCCACAATAATAAACCAGATCCCATTTACAATTATGGAAATCAACAAGCCCTAGATTTATGGGAAATGAACTGGCAACAATTAATACAAACTCCCTCTCGCAATACCACAGAACCCATATCAAGAGAGGAAAGAGAAGCACTACTCAAAGAAGCCAACTTAAAAGGCTATATCACCAACTATGGAGGCGTAAGAGTCTCTAGTACAGGCAAAAGATATTTAATACAAGATATTACCCTTTGGAACTTATTTGACAGTAACGGTGAATATTGTGGTCAAGCCGCCACTTTTTCTCACTGGCAAAAATTAGAGTAA
- a CDS encoding pentapeptide repeat-containing protein, with product MEINQFIERYTSGDHNFTGAMLAGIDLTNSDLIGIILREANLQKTNFTFAYLNRADLSRANLVEANFSGTNLNQANLMGANLHRAELHGAILQKADLRGVELTLANLLDANLFEVDLRYANLSNANLKGACLRSVNMRREKRSEPTNLRGVNLDKADLKNSDLRGVDLRNASLVGANLVEVNLRGADLTNADLTQANLKGAFLTEAEFMGAKLIGANLSNAKLERTKLVDADLSMANLESATMPDVKFTRANLLQANLSFARLNRGDLTRANLYGAVMRNASLMEVFFARTNLTSADLTNANLIGADLSSANLTGVNLQGAIMPDGQVYH from the coding sequence ATGGAAATTAACCAATTTATTGAGCGTTACACTTCAGGAGATCATAACTTTACGGGTGCAATGTTAGCAGGAATAGACCTTACAAATAGTGATTTGATTGGTATTATTCTCCGAGAGGCAAATTTACAAAAGACGAATTTTACCTTTGCCTATCTTAATCGTGCCGATTTAAGTAGAGCTAATTTAGTGGAAGCTAATTTTAGCGGTACAAACCTCAATCAAGCTAACTTAATGGGAGCAAATTTACATCGGGCGGAACTGCATGGGGCTATTCTACAAAAAGCGGATTTAAGAGGAGTAGAATTAACTTTAGCTAACTTACTAGACGCTAACTTATTTGAAGTGGACTTACGCTATGCAAATTTAAGCAATGCAAATCTTAAAGGGGCTTGTTTAAGATCAGTAAATATGAGGAGAGAAAAACGTTCTGAACCAACAAACCTAAGAGGGGTAAACTTAGACAAAGCAGACCTAAAAAACTCAGATCTTCGTGGGGTTGATTTAAGAAACGCAAGTTTAGTCGGAGCTAATTTAGTCGAAGTTAACTTAAGGGGAGCTGATTTAACTAATGCAGACTTGACTCAAGCCAACTTAAAAGGAGCTTTTTTAACAGAAGCAGAATTTATGGGGGCAAAGTTAATCGGAGCTAATCTTTCTAATGCTAAACTAGAACGGACTAAATTAGTAGATGCAGATTTAAGTATGGCAAATTTAGAAAGTGCCACAATGCCCGATGTGAAATTTACTCGTGCGAATCTTCTTCAGGCAAACTTAAGTTTTGCTCGTCTCAATCGAGGTGATTTAACTCGTGCCAATTTATACGGTGCGGTTATGCGTAATGCTTCTTTGATGGAAGTGTTTTTTGCTCGTACTAATTTAACCTCCGCAGATTTAACTAATGCAAATTTAATTGGCGCTGATTTGAGTAGTGCTAACCTAACGGGAGTTAATTTACAAGGGGCAATTATGCCTGATGGGCAGGTTTATCATTAA
- a CDS encoding DUF7219 family protein, producing MDENQRDKEKFLFPQSSYRGDFTPENLMFNSNLQEFAQKVSYICNLETNGKIAPQEAYRQIKELWQNLRKSIKNLGINDQK from the coding sequence ATGGATGAAAACCAAAGAGATAAGGAAAAGTTTTTATTTCCCCAAAGTAGTTATCGAGGTGATTTTACGCCTGAGAATTTAATGTTTAATTCTAATTTACAAGAATTTGCTCAAAAAGTAAGTTATATTTGCAATTTAGAAACTAATGGCAAAATAGCCCCCCAAGAAGCATATCGCCAAATTAAAGAACTATGGCAAAATTTGCGTAAAAGTATCAAAAATTTGGGTATTAATGATCAAAAATAG
- a CDS encoding ABC transporter permease, which yields MSRSSSLQYYIIARLLLAPLMLWTIVTIVFLLLRATPGDPTDAILGTRAPEAAKEALREELGLNAPLWVQYFKYLGQVLSFDLGSSLTSRGESVWQVIQQYFPATVELAFFAILVAIAIGMTVGIISSLRPNTIWDLGGRLFGIITYSLPLFWVGMIMQLVFAVQLRWFPLGTRFPIGLDTPNKITGLYTIDSLLSFNGHQFSTSIHYLVLPCFTLGILLSGIFERIVRVNLKKTLQAEYVEAARARGIQERKILFSHAFKNALIPVITVMGLTFAALLGGAVLTEVTFSWPGLGNRLYEAISLRDYPTVQGIMVFFGIIVVFASIIIDIVNALIDPRIRY from the coding sequence ATGTCTCGCTCTTCATCTTTACAGTATTATATTATCGCTCGTCTGCTGTTAGCTCCTTTAATGTTATGGACGATTGTAACAATTGTTTTTTTGTTATTGAGAGCTACACCCGGTGATCCCACTGATGCTATTCTAGGTACTAGAGCCCCTGAAGCGGCAAAGGAGGCACTAAGAGAAGAATTGGGTTTAAATGCCCCTTTATGGGTACAGTATTTCAAATATTTAGGGCAGGTATTGAGCTTTGATTTAGGCTCTTCTCTCACAAGTCGGGGAGAAAGTGTTTGGCAGGTTATCCAACAATATTTTCCTGCTACGGTGGAATTAGCTTTTTTTGCAATCTTAGTTGCGATCGCAATTGGCATGACTGTAGGGATTATTTCTTCATTACGTCCCAATACTATTTGGGATTTAGGAGGTAGATTATTCGGAATTATTACTTATTCTCTGCCTTTATTTTGGGTAGGGATGATTATGCAATTAGTTTTTGCGGTGCAGTTAAGATGGTTTCCTTTAGGTACTCGTTTCCCTATCGGTTTAGACACTCCGAACAAAATTACTGGCTTATATACCATTGATAGTTTATTGTCTTTTAATGGTCATCAATTCAGCACTTCTATTCATTACTTAGTTTTACCCTGTTTTACTCTGGGAATCTTATTGAGTGGTATTTTTGAGCGTATAGTGCGAGTGAATCTGAAAAAAACTCTACAAGCTGAATACGTGGAAGCGGCAAGGGCGAGAGGAATCCAAGAAAGAAAAATACTTTTTTCCCACGCCTTCAAAAATGCCTTAATTCCCGTTATTACCGTTATGGGTTTAACTTTTGCGGCTCTATTAGGGGGAGCTGTTTTAACCGAAGTTACCTTTTCTTGGCCCGGGCTGGGCAATCGTTTATATGAGGCTATTTCTTTGAGGGATTACCCCACAGTACAAGGAATTATGGTTTTTTTTGGAATCATCGTTGTTTTTGCCAGTATTATTATTGATATTGTTAATGCTCTGATTGATCCAAGGATTCGTTACTAA